The following coding sequences are from one Hypanus sabinus isolate sHypSab1 unplaced genomic scaffold, sHypSab1.hap1 scaffold_1563, whole genome shotgun sequence window:
- the LOC132387145 gene encoding NACHT, LRR and PYD domains-containing protein 3-like, with protein sequence LNDNKLGDSGVKLVSAALRNPECKIQRLWLGNVGLTDSGVEDLASVLNTKPSLTDLDLSFNKLGDSGVKLVSAALRNPECKIQTLWLYKVGLTDSGAEDLVSALSTKPSLTGLNLSENKLGDSGVKLVSAALRNPECKIQRLELYNVGLTDSRAEDLVSGLSTNPSLTGLNLSGNKLGDSGVKLVSAALRNPECKIQRLGLNRVGLTDSGAEDLVSALSTKPSLTDLDLRSNSLTDRSVPALRRLILTLPSLERIRLGMNRFSETGMKELRSLQGVRPGLRVDL encoded by the exons cctGAACGATAATAAactgggggattcaggagtgaaactggtgtctgcggctctgaggaacccggagtgtaaaatacagagactgtg gctggggaatgtcggtctcacagattctggtgtcgAGGATCTCGCCTCCGTTCTCAATACAAAACCATCACTGACGGATCTGGACCTGAGTtttaataaactgggagattcaggagtgaaactggtgtctgcggctctgaggaaccctgagtgtaaaatacagacactgtg GCTGTACaaagtcggtctcacagattctggtgccgaggatctcgtctccgctctcagtacaaaaccaTCACTGACGGGGCTGAACCTGAGTgaaaataaactgggagattcaggagtgaaactggtatctgcggctctgaggaacccggagtgtaaaatacagagactgga gctgtacaatgtcggtctcacagattctcgtgccgaggatctcgtctccggtctcagtacaaacccatcactgacggggcTGAACCTAAgtggtaataaactgggagattcaggagtgaaactggtgtctgcggctctgaggaacccggagtgtaaaatacagagactggg gttgaaccgtgtcggtctcacagattctggtgccgaggatctcgtctccgctctcagtacaaaaccaTCACTGACGGATCTGGACCTGAGATCaaactctctgacagaccgatctgtccccgctctccgccgcctcatactgaccctcccgagtctggagcggatccg gctgggtatgaatcggttcagtgagaccgggatgaaggaactgagatctctacagggagtcagacccggactgagagtagatctgtga